The Anopheles merus strain MAF chromosome 2L, AmerM5.1, whole genome shotgun sequence genome has a segment encoding these proteins:
- the LOC121594489 gene encoding cAMP-dependent protein kinase type I regulatory subunit isoform X4, translating to MSEEQAKLDASKQAVTPDDLDDLSPMPQTAVPPVRRRGGISAEPVTEEDATSYVKKVVPKDYKTMAALSKAIAKNVLFSHLDENERSDIFDAMFPCNFLPGEPIIQQGDEGDNFYVIDIGEVEVFVNNEQVTTISEGGSFGELALIYGTPRAATVRAKTDVKLWGIDRDSYRRILMGSTIRKRKMYEEFLSRVSILESLDKWERLTVADALEPVSFEDGETIVKQGEPGNDFYIIVEGCATVMQKRGDSEEAAEVGRLGPSDYFGEIALLLDRPRAATVIARGPLKCVKLDRARFERVLGLCADILKRNITQYNSFVSLSV from the exons ATGAGTGAG GAGCAGGCAAAGCTGGATGCCAGCAAGCAGGCGGTCACGCCGGACGATCTGGACGATCTGAGCCCAATGCCACAGACGGCGGTGCCGCCGGTACGGCGCCGGGGCGGCATCTCGGCCGAGCCGGTAACCGAGGAGGACGCGACCAGCTACGTGAAGAAGGTCGTCCCGAAGGACTACAAAACGATGGCGGCGCTGTCGAAGGCGATCGCCAAGAACGTGCTGTTCTCGCACCTGGACGAGAACGAGCGGTCGGACATCTTCGACGCAATGTTTCCCTGCAACTTTCTGCCCGGCGAGCCGATCATACAGCAGGGCGACGAGGGTGACAACTTTTACGTCATCGATATCGGCGAGGTTGAG GTCTTTGTAAATAACGAGCAGGTAACGACGATCAGCGAGGGTGGCAGCTTCGGCGAGCTCGCCCTGATCTACGGTACGCCCCGTGCGGCCACCGTCCGTGCCAAAACTGATGTGAAGCTGTGGGGCATCGATCGGGACTCGTACCGTCGCATCCTGATGGGTTCGACGATCCGGAAGCGCAAGATGTACGAGGAGTTCCTGTCGCGCGTCTCGATTCTCG AGAGCCTGGACAAGTGGGAGCGGCTTACGGTGGCCGATGCGCTTGAGCCGGTTAGCTTTGAGGACGGGGAAACGATTGTGAAGCAGGGTGAACCGGGCAACGATTTCTACATCATTGTGGAAGGATGCGCCACCGTGATGCAGAAACGTGGAGAC AGCGAAGAGGCAGCGGAAGTCGGTCGCCTTGGCCCGTCGGACTACTTCGGCGAGATTGCGCTGCTGCTTGATCGACCCCGTGCCGCCACCGTGATCGCCCGCGGACCGCTCAAGTGCGTCAAGCTGGACCGGGCCCGGTTCGAGCGTGTGCTCGGCCTGTGCGCCGACATTCTGAAGCGTAACATTACCCAGTATAACAGCTTCGTGTCACTGTCCGTCTAA
- the LOC121594489 gene encoding cAMP-dependent protein kinase type I regulatory subunit isoform X3, whose translation MLTLPLEQAKLDASKQAVTPDDLDDLSPMPQTAVPPVRRRGGISAEPVTEEDATSYVKKVVPKDYKTMAALSKAIAKNVLFSHLDENERSDIFDAMFPCNFLPGEPIIQQGDEGDNFYVIDIGEVEVFVNNEQVTTISEGGSFGELALIYGTPRAATVRAKTDVKLWGIDRDSYRRILMGSTIRKRKMYEEFLSRVSILESLDKWERLTVADALEPVSFEDGETIVKQGEPGNDFYIIVEGCATVMQKRGDSEEAAEVGRLGPSDYFGEIALLLDRPRAATVIARGPLKCVKLDRARFERVLGLCADILKRNITQYNSFVSLSV comes from the exons GAGCAGGCAAAGCTGGATGCCAGCAAGCAGGCGGTCACGCCGGACGATCTGGACGATCTGAGCCCAATGCCACAGACGGCGGTGCCGCCGGTACGGCGCCGGGGCGGCATCTCGGCCGAGCCGGTAACCGAGGAGGACGCGACCAGCTACGTGAAGAAGGTCGTCCCGAAGGACTACAAAACGATGGCGGCGCTGTCGAAGGCGATCGCCAAGAACGTGCTGTTCTCGCACCTGGACGAGAACGAGCGGTCGGACATCTTCGACGCAATGTTTCCCTGCAACTTTCTGCCCGGCGAGCCGATCATACAGCAGGGCGACGAGGGTGACAACTTTTACGTCATCGATATCGGCGAGGTTGAG GTCTTTGTAAATAACGAGCAGGTAACGACGATCAGCGAGGGTGGCAGCTTCGGCGAGCTCGCCCTGATCTACGGTACGCCCCGTGCGGCCACCGTCCGTGCCAAAACTGATGTGAAGCTGTGGGGCATCGATCGGGACTCGTACCGTCGCATCCTGATGGGTTCGACGATCCGGAAGCGCAAGATGTACGAGGAGTTCCTGTCGCGCGTCTCGATTCTCG AGAGCCTGGACAAGTGGGAGCGGCTTACGGTGGCCGATGCGCTTGAGCCGGTTAGCTTTGAGGACGGGGAAACGATTGTGAAGCAGGGTGAACCGGGCAACGATTTCTACATCATTGTGGAAGGATGCGCCACCGTGATGCAGAAACGTGGAGAC AGCGAAGAGGCAGCGGAAGTCGGTCGCCTTGGCCCGTCGGACTACTTCGGCGAGATTGCGCTGCTGCTTGATCGACCCCGTGCCGCCACCGTGATCGCCCGCGGACCGCTCAAGTGCGTCAAGCTGGACCGGGCCCGGTTCGAGCGTGTGCTCGGCCTGTGCGCCGACATTCTGAAGCGTAACATTACCCAGTATAACAGCTTCGTGTCACTGTCCGTCTAA
- the LOC121594489 gene encoding cAMP-dependent protein kinase type I regulatory subunit isoform X1 — protein sequence MDEGPKEEEKSGGELVVVVEAAVVEPAGETKEQAKLDASKQAVTPDDLDDLSPMPQTAVPPVRRRGGISAEPVTEEDATSYVKKVVPKDYKTMAALSKAIAKNVLFSHLDENERSDIFDAMFPCNFLPGEPIIQQGDEGDNFYVIDIGEVEVFVNNEQVTTISEGGSFGELALIYGTPRAATVRAKTDVKLWGIDRDSYRRILMGSTIRKRKMYEEFLSRVSILESLDKWERLTVADALEPVSFEDGETIVKQGEPGNDFYIIVEGCATVMQKRGDSEEAAEVGRLGPSDYFGEIALLLDRPRAATVIARGPLKCVKLDRARFERVLGLCADILKRNITQYNSFVSLSV from the exons GAGCAGGCAAAGCTGGATGCCAGCAAGCAGGCGGTCACGCCGGACGATCTGGACGATCTGAGCCCAATGCCACAGACGGCGGTGCCGCCGGTACGGCGCCGGGGCGGCATCTCGGCCGAGCCGGTAACCGAGGAGGACGCGACCAGCTACGTGAAGAAGGTCGTCCCGAAGGACTACAAAACGATGGCGGCGCTGTCGAAGGCGATCGCCAAGAACGTGCTGTTCTCGCACCTGGACGAGAACGAGCGGTCGGACATCTTCGACGCAATGTTTCCCTGCAACTTTCTGCCCGGCGAGCCGATCATACAGCAGGGCGACGAGGGTGACAACTTTTACGTCATCGATATCGGCGAGGTTGAG GTCTTTGTAAATAACGAGCAGGTAACGACGATCAGCGAGGGTGGCAGCTTCGGCGAGCTCGCCCTGATCTACGGTACGCCCCGTGCGGCCACCGTCCGTGCCAAAACTGATGTGAAGCTGTGGGGCATCGATCGGGACTCGTACCGTCGCATCCTGATGGGTTCGACGATCCGGAAGCGCAAGATGTACGAGGAGTTCCTGTCGCGCGTCTCGATTCTCG AGAGCCTGGACAAGTGGGAGCGGCTTACGGTGGCCGATGCGCTTGAGCCGGTTAGCTTTGAGGACGGGGAAACGATTGTGAAGCAGGGTGAACCGGGCAACGATTTCTACATCATTGTGGAAGGATGCGCCACCGTGATGCAGAAACGTGGAGAC AGCGAAGAGGCAGCGGAAGTCGGTCGCCTTGGCCCGTCGGACTACTTCGGCGAGATTGCGCTGCTGCTTGATCGACCCCGTGCCGCCACCGTGATCGCCCGCGGACCGCTCAAGTGCGTCAAGCTGGACCGGGCCCGGTTCGAGCGTGTGCTCGGCCTGTGCGCCGACATTCTGAAGCGTAACATTACCCAGTATAACAGCTTCGTGTCACTGTCCGTCTAA
- the LOC121593006 gene encoding uncharacterized protein LOC121593006 — MEQVALDYEYAPATEADRAEVRQALASYFYPEEPLTLAHRDGPFVTEDDMENALSFLAQGTTILARTAANGELVGVSIGGPSAHEISVPITTRKLADIVAFLEMLDVRAYGFARSSSAYHVYALAVHPAHRAHSIGRRLMEEQIALVRARWPAFATITVETTGPGSGRLMDRIGMRETGRLSFADYRDAAGDQVFLGAGEVVAWEMKL, encoded by the coding sequence ATGGAACAAGTTGCTTTGGATTACGAGTACGCTCCAGCAACGGAAGCGGACAGGGCAGAGGTTCGCCAAGCTTTAGCATCCTACTTCTACCCGGAGGAACCACTGACACTCGCCCACCGGGATGGTCCGTTCGTTACGGAGGACGACATGGAGAACGCCCTGTCCTTCCTGGCGCAAGGCACCACCATTCTAGCCCGTACCGCGGCCAACGGTGAACTGGTTGGTGTTTCCATCGGTGGTCCTTCAGCGCACGAGATCTCAGTGCCGATTACCACCCGAAAGTTAGCCGATATTGTAGCGTTTCTGGAGATGCTCGATGTGCGGGCGTATGGGTTTGCGCGTTCGAGTTCAGCGTACCACGTGTACGCACTAGCTGTCCATCCTGCTCACCGGGCCCACTCGATCGGACGGCGTTTGATGGAGGAACAGATCGCGTTGGTTCGTGCCCGGTGGCCAGCGTTTGCTACCATCACGGTTGAAACAACTGGCCCCGGTTCGGGTCGGCTTATGGACCGTATCGGGATGCGTGAAACAGGACGGCTTAGCTTCGCGGACTACCGGGATGCGGCGGGTGATCAAGTGTTCCTTGGAGCAGGGGAAGTGGTTGCCTGGGAGATGAAactttga
- the LOC121593001 gene encoding zinc finger protein 624 has translation MFVKPRLEFSNKIGTNIPSTNSDHDVVTGRCYPNAQNNNGQQHELTTSPAASCTPQKASKKKEAEQSRHAKKKYGCGDCGLVRYDTVQEIKQHMMVEHGYVSQKRITYPESEIDEASQDSNEKSSPGSAMKQQLAHGPSCDDEQRAKSNSQSPEEPLTRTRKRKLQLEQSPPSDEEEEKDDFLKTVTLKSLTEKFQYEKPHKCSRKGCQYKFASFEVRDQHLRCHAENDSTPDPAADGSDKKATVPRKRFSFKCSQCDGKFDAWKPCLMHLWREHQIDLGMLRCPVCEKRFVYTVHVFKHLQTHRLNDAHDVACRVCGKKFVNTSQRSVHEALHRAKEPYGDEDELLQDAVEKPRWYAERRCDICKHMFSNSKILSKHIKTVHLQIKPFVCNVCGYKCARKATLNIHIRQHSGLKPLTCKSCPFRTADPSALSYHERRHQNNKAYQCKTCGLRLVQPNALRGHIQTQHPQEYQRMKCTLCDYASINAQNLKRHQANHKAGLIKTHDEDSQPEPGNERGGNHRTPHGLGVSGGLGRHPENAPEISSDCFLPLESVDSVVHDTGGITIPAAVVSLPAALSEETQFPI, from the exons ATGTTCGTAAAGCCACGGCTAGAATTCAGCAATAAAATAGGCACAAACATTCCCTCTACG AACTCCGATCACGATGTCGTTACGGGAAGATGCTATCCAAATGCACAAAACAATAATGGCCAGCAGCATGAATTAACCACCTCTCCTGCCGCTAGCTGCACTCCCCAGAAAGcatcgaaaaagaaagaagcggAACAAAGCAGACATGCGAAGAAAAAGTATGGCTGTGGAGATTGTGGGCTGGTGCGGTACGATACGGTGCAGGAAATTAAGCAGCACATGATGGTGGAGCATGGCTACGTGAGTCAGAAGCGAATAACGTACCCAGAATCGGAAATTGATGAGGCGTCGCAAGATTCCAATGAAAAATCTAGCCCTGGCTCTGCAATGAAGCAGCAACTCGCACACGGTCCGTCCTGTGACGATGAACAGCGAGCTAAAAGCAACTCCCAATCCCCAGAGGAACCGCTGACGAGGACCAGGAAAAGAAAACTGCAACTAGAACAAAGTCCCCCAAGCGATGAAGAGGAAGAGAAGGATGACTTCCTGAAGACGGTCACGCTGAAATCGCTGACCGAAAAGTTCCAGTACGAAAAGCCCCACAAGTGCTCGCGCAAAGGATGTCAGTACAAGTTTGCGTCGTTTGAAGTGCGTGACCAGCATTTACGCTGCCATGCagagaatgactccacaccgGATCCAGCGGCCGACGGGAGCGACAAGAAAGCGACCGTGCCGCGGAAACGCTTCAGCTTCAAGTGTAGCCAGTGCGATGGCAAGTTCGATGCGTGGAAACCCTGCCTCATGCACCTTTGGCGCGAGCACCAGATCGATCTCGGCATGCTGCGGTGTCCGGTGTGCGAGAAGCGCTTCGTTTACACCGTGCACGTGTTTAAGCATCTGCAAACGCACCGGCTGAACGATGCGCACGATGTGGCGTGCCGGGTGTGTGGCAAGAAGTTTGTCAACACCTCGCAACGCTCGGTACACGAGGCGTTGCACCGGGCGAAGGAACCGTACGGCGACGAGGACGAGCTGCTGCAGGATGCGGTGGAGAAACCACGCTGGTACGCGGAGCGGCGCTGCGACATCTGCAAGCACATGTTCTCCAACTCCAAGATACTGTCCAAGCACATCAAGACGGTGCACCTGCAGATCAAACCGTTCGTGTGCAACGTGTGCGGGTACAAGTGCGCCCGGAAGGCAACGCTCAAT ATTCACATCCGGCAACATTCGGGGCTGAAACCGCTGACCTGCAAAAGCTGCCCGTTCCGGACGGCGGATCCAAGCGCGCTCAGCTACCACGAACGGCGCCACCAGAACAACAAGGCGTACCAGTGCAAAACGTGCGGGCTGCGGCTGGTGCAACCGAATGCACTGCGCGGCCACATCCAGACGCAGCACCCGCAGGAGTACCAGCGCATGAAGTGTACGCTGTGCGATTACGCATCGATCAATGCGCAGAACTTGAAACGGCACCAGGCGAACCATAAGGCGGGTTTGATCAAGACGCACGACGAAGACTCGCAGCCGGAACCGGGCAACGAGCGGGGTGGGAATCATCGTACGCCGCATGGGTTGGGTGTGTCCGGTGGCTTGGGACGTCATCCGGAAAATGCGCCTGAAATTTCGTCCGATTGCTTTCTGCCGCTCGAGAGCGTTGATTCGGTGGTGCACGATACGGGCGGCATTACGATACCGGCTGCGGTGGTCTCTTTGCCGGCGGCACTGTCCGAGGAAACGCAGTTCCCAATCTAG
- the LOC121593003 gene encoding COP9 signalosome complex subunit 3: MASPLEYFVSFVRSQSSAGNFRELVVYLIDSVELVTKNGNILDNVMETLDIQQHSLGYLFVLSAKFNDSSNVDDTENVLRSVREFITSCDAEQVRYAPQVYYELCHHLTTALVKNKQHIIQGIHVLVLALEKIRLFNAQLTPIHADLCQLCLCAKVFNPAIRLLDCDIAAIATTDDNYADTKYFLLYYYYGGMIYSAVKNYERALYFFEVAVSTPALAMSHIMLESYKKYILVSLILHGKVLPIPKYSSQVITRFMKPLSHAYHDLSSAYNTSSADEVRNVVNKYRDTFQRDTNMGLVKQVVASLYKKNIQRLTKTFLTLSLADVASRVQLSGPAEAEKYILNMIKSGEIFATINQKDGMVVFKDDPQEYNDQEVFEMVQHQISLVMGLNKQILKMDEEIMLNPVFVKKSFGNQEDDGIGCNSKAYSSDPTE; this comes from the exons ATGGCCTCTCCGCTGGAGTACTTCGTCAGTTTCGTTCGTTCACAGAGCAGTGCAG GCAACTTCCGCGAGCTGGTCGTGTACTTGATCGACTCGGTCGAGCTGGTGACAAAGAATGGCAACATTCTCGACAATGTGATGGAAACGTTAGACATTCAGCAGCACTCGTTGGGCTATCTGTTTGTGCTGTCGGCGAAATTTAACGATTCAAGT AATGTTGACGACACAGAAAACGTGTTACGCAGTGTGCGCGAATTCATCACCTCCTGCGATGCCGAACAAGTGCGATACGCACCGCAAGTTT ACTACGAGCTCTGCCACCATCTGACGACGGCGCtggtgaaaaacaaacaacacatcaTCCAGGGCATCCACGTGCTGGTGCTGGCGCTGGAGAAGATACGCCTGTTCAACGCCCAGCTAACGCCGATCCATGCCGACCTCTGTCAGCTGTGCCTGTGCGCGAAGGTGTTCAATCCGGCGATACGCCTGCTGGACTGCGACATTGCCGCGATCGCCACCACCGACGACAACTACGCGGACACGAAGTACTTCCTgctctactactactacggcGGCATGATCTACAGCGCGGTCAAGAACTACGAGCGGGCGCTGTACTTCTTCGAGGTGGCCGTCTCGACGCCCGCCCTCGCGATGTCGCACATCATGCTGGAATCGTACAAGAAGTACATCCTGGTGTCGCTCATACTGCACGGCAAGGTGCTGCCGATACCGAAGTACTCGTCGCAGGTCATTACCCGGTTTATGAAGCCGCTCAGCCACGCGTACCACGATCTGTCCAGCGCGTACAACACGTCGTCGGCGGACGAGGTGCGAAACGTGGTGAACAAGTACCGCGACACGTTCCAGCGCGACACAAACATGGGCCTGGTGAAGCAGGTCGTCGCCTCGCTGTACAAGAAGAACATCCAGCGGTTGACGAAAACGTTTCTGACGCTGTCGCTGGCGGACGTGGCCAGCCGGGTGCAGCTCAGCGGACCGGCCGAGGCGGAGAAATACATTCTCAACATG ATCAAATCCGGTGAGATATTTGCCACCATCAATCAAAAGGATGGCATGGTCGTGTTCAAGGACGATCCGCAGGAGTACAACGACCAGGAGGTGTTCGAAATGGTGCAGCACCAAATATCCCTTGTGATGGGGCTGAACAAGCAGATTCTTAAGATGGACGAGGAGATAATGCTCAACCCGGTG TTTGTTAAAAAATCGTTTGGCAACCAAGAGGACGACGGAATCGGTTGCAATTCGAAGGCTTACAGCAG TGATCCAACGGAATAG